The region GGAAGTTCCCTAAAAAAGGTGAGAAAATAAACTTCAAGAATTATACGTTTACCATTGAAGCGCTCGATAAAAAGCGTATTAAACAAGTAAAAGCAACACGAAATGCGTAGTATTCTTATTCTGATTATCCTTTTTATGTTTATTTCTTGTAAGGAGGCAGTGCTGCCAAAACCTGCTGCTTATTTAAGTTTAGAATATCCTAAAAAAGAATATAAAAAACTCGCTGTAAAAAGACCTTATTCTTTTGATGTTTTAAAAACGACCACAATTGTTGATGAAGATAATAATTGGTTAAAGATAACCTATCCTAATTTAAAAGCTTCAATAGACATTACTTACCGACCTGTAGAAAATAACCTTAAAGAATTATTAACAGAAGCCGAAAAACTAGTCTTTAAACATGCTGTAAAAGCAGCACAAATTATTCCGAAAGACTTTACTAATGCTAAAAAAAGAACTTTTGGTACACTTTATGAAATTACAGGAAATGCCGCTTCTCATCTTCAATTTCATGTTACCGATAGTACAAATAACTTTATAAAAGGTTCTTTGTATTTTTACGCTAAACCTAATTACGATTCTATTTTACCTGCCGTAGCTTATATTAAAAATGATGTTCTGCAACTTATTGAAACTTTAGCGTGGAAGTAAGTAAACATAACTAGACCTCGCAGGTTTTAAAAACCTGTGAGGTCTTTAAATTCAATAAAATTAAACAATCTCCATTTTTTTCAACAAAAAACTAGCATTCATATTTTTACAAATTCCATTTTTTAAGGTATAATCAAAATGCAATTCGTCATTGATAATTTCCGCATCAAAATAGTAATTTTTAATCGTAGAAAATTCGTTTTCTAATTCGCACAAACTCACATCATGTGTAGCAATAATTCCTGTGGATTTCGATTTGGTCAATTTTTCGACAAACTTTTTAGAGCCAATGGCTTTATCTTTGCTATTGGTTCCTTTTAAAATTTCGTCGAGAATTATAAAATATTTTTCTTCAGATTTTTCAGGATCAATTTTATCAACAATAAATTTTAAACGCTTTAATTCTGAATAAAAATACGATTCGTCTTCCGTTAAGGAATCTGTAGTTCGCATGCTGGTGATTAGTTTTATTGGCGAATATTTAAAACGTTCTGCACAAACTGGCAAACCACAATTCGCCATAACAATAGACAAAGAAACGGTTCTTAAAAAGGTGCTTTTTCCTGCCATATTTGCGCCTGTTACTATAAAAAATTGTTCTTCATCAATCCTAAAATCATTATCTACTCTTTTATCAGCATTTAATAATGGATGCCCTAAATTACTAGCTTGTACAACCTGTTTTTCTGAGCTTATTTCTGGAAAAATAAATTTAGGATGATTAAAATGAAAATTTGCCAACGAATTTTGAGCGTCAAAATACGCCACTACTTGAAACCATTTTTCTGCAGTGTGCTTGTATTTAGCAATCCATTTCTCTACCCTACGTGCATTATAAATTTCAGACAGAAAAAAACCATTCCCTAAAACAGCAATAATCATATTATTTCGTTGATCAAAAGCATCTAATATTTTTGAAAACTCTTTGAAAATTATGGATGCTTTCTTGTCTTCGGATTGAATAACTTTTTGGTGCTGTAGTAATTTTTTTGAAGAAAAATGTTCTGACTCAATTTCATTTAATAGTGGATGATATTGCTTAAAAACACCTCTTACTTTATCTGTTTCCGTGTATAAATTACTGGTCTTTTTTACAAATATTGCCGTTATGAAAAGCCCCATAAAAAACCAAATAACGATAAAGGTAAATGAAATGAATCCGAAAGAAATTAAGGTAATTAAAACCAAAGAAATTATAGAAAATGCAATTTGAATCGTTGATACTATTTTAGGAAAAACTGATGTATACTTTAAAATCCATTCAGTAATAAATACTGTTTTCGTTTTAACGGTCACTAAATTTGCTAAAGCGGAAAAATGCTGACGCCATTTTATTTTTTCTGAAAGCTCTTTAATTGCTTCTTGTTTTTCTGAAATTTCGTCTATTTTATTCTCAGTAAGTATATTTGCCAATTCCGTTTTACCATCAATGGTTGCTGTTCTATTGGCATATTGAAAAAATGAACCTACCCCAAATAAATCGATATCATTGCTATAAAAATGAGCAGGATTCACAAATTCTTGACCGGCATCTAAATGATGAAAATCTCTATGTAAAACTTTAATCTCGGTAGTATTGATCTGTAGTTTTGCCTCAACAATATCTTTTTTTCTTTTTAGGTTGATGAATTTTACTACTAAAAATGAAAAAAGTAAAATTCCTAAAAAAGCAATGATTAAGACCTCTGGATAGGTTCCAAAAGTTAGGTACATCAGAAAACAAGTAATCAAAAAAACAGCCAATCGAAACACTCCCAAATTGAAAAGTTTCTTCTTAAAAAGTGCGACTTCTTTCTCTAATTCAATTTTTTGTTCTGAATAAAATTCTAAAGGATTTTTCATTGCTATTATTTGTAGCTAGAAATTCCGCCAGTTAAACTTAAAACTTCTAATGTTGGATATTTCTTTTTCAGCTTTTCTGTTGCTTTGTAACTATTAAATCCTCTTTGACAAACCATAATGTATGTTTTACTAAAATCGACTTCTATTTTTTCTGCGTCAAATTTAGTGATATGAATTGTTTTTTGAACTTCAAAAGGCAATTTTAAATCCTTTAAAACCGCTATAATTAAAAGATTTTTATCGCCTAATTTTAATTTTAAATCTTCAGGAGCTATTTGCCAATCTGGATTTTGATAGGCACAAGCAGCATCTATATAAGTTTGAGTATTAAATATTTTAGTAATTTTTTCTTTTAAAATAATAGGTTTTAACCTCATTTTTAATTGTGTATTCTCAAGCGAATTATAAATCAATAATTGATTTGTTAACGGTTTTCCTACCCCAAGAATCAATTTTAAAACCTCATTTACTTGCTGTGTCGCAATCATGCCAACAATAGAATTTAACGTTCCTGCTTCCTCACAATTAGGAATATCTGTTGCCATTTCTGGGAAAGCATCTCTTAAATTACTAGAATAACTTCCGTCTTTTTGTAATACATTAAATGAGGTAACATACCCATCAAACTTATATAAAGAACCATAAACCAGTGGTTTATTTCTAATGACACAAGCATCGTTTAACAAATATTTTGTTGGTAAAGAATCGGTTCCGTCAATCACAAGATCAAAGTTTTCAATCAACTGAAAAACATTCTCTTTCGTCATCGACTTGTTGGTAAAACTAATTTCTGTAAAAGGGGCTCTTTGTTTTATAAAGTGTGATAAGACCTCTACTTTGGGTTTCCCCACATCTTCCAAAGCATAAAAAACTTGTCGATGTAAATTAGAAATATCTACCCTATCAAAATCTACCAAATGAATCTTTCCAATTCCGCTTGCGGCCAAATGAACTGCAATCGGACTTCCTAAACCACCGCAACCCACCACTAAAACAGAAGCGTTTTGCAATTTTTGCTGCCCAACTTCACCAATTTCTGACAAAGTAATTTGACGTTTAAAAAGCTTATTTTTGTCCATTATTTATGACTAATTTAAGGTATTCTGGATACAAAATTTCTGAAAAATAAATTTCACTCGAACTGAAAAATGAGTTGTAAGTTCGAGTGATTTCGATTTTTCATCGAAATTGTATCGAGAACTTTTTAATTATTTGTAATCTCCTTTTTAGCAATTTCAAATTCTTCTGGAGTATTTATATTTCTAATAAAATCGTCCTCAATTTCAACAATTTCAACATCAGAATTAATTAACATTTTACGCGGACAAGAATAACCTTGTGCCAAATACTGCAATAAAATAGGATATGCTTTTGGCTCATAAATAGTAATTAATGGCTCAACAAATTCTTTATTTTTTCCTTTAATTGCAGTGGCAACTTTACTCGGATTTCTATGCTGTAAAAGTAACTGAACAATTTTAGCACTTACAAAAGGAACATCTGTGGCCAACACAAACCAGGCAGCATTTAGATCTTTTTGAAAAGCAGAACAAATTCCGCCAAAAGGACCTAAATTATAGAACTTGTCTGAAATTTCATTTTCTTTTTCTGAATCACTTTGGACAGAATAAAACGTTTTAAGGTTATTATTTTCTAACAATTCTTTTGCAAACTCTTTTTGAGGTTTTCCAAAATAATTCAATTTAGATTTATCTGTTCCCATTCTGGTACTTTTACCGCCCACCAAAACCAACCCTTTTACAGGTGCAATTTTTTCTTGAATAAGATGATCAATATGATTTGCTATTTTATCAACCTCATCAATTGTATAGCACCTCTTATTTTTAATATTTGGATATGTATCTACTAAAAAGTCAAAAAACTGAATGTCTTTTTTCAATTTGATAACAAACTGAATGTTGTCTAATTGTGCCAACCGCTTCAACACAGAAGCTTCTTTAGTTTCATCTAAAATCAAAATTTGTTTTGCTCCTTGGTAATGATTTCCGTTGATAAAAAGATAATCTAATTGTGCAAAACCTATACGTTGTTGAAATTTATTGATGATTCCAGAAGAGGTTATTTGTAGATTTCCTTCGTGATGAAACACGAATTCTGACAACCTATTTTTATCCACATTTTTTGCATGAGAAGCATCAAAATAACCCAATTTATATTGTGATAATTTCGCTGAAACCTCTTTTACTAATTCAGAAATAGTATTGCAATTTGTCCCTAAAATCGCAATTTCATTGGGTGCAAAATTATCGTTATTTCGTCTTTCTAAATTTGTATGTTTACTATGTTTTTTCATTTTTTCTGAAATTATTTCAGTTTTTTTATCTGTTTGAGCGAAGTCGAGAACTTTTTAAAACCTCTCGACGGCGATCAAGGAGAGAATTAATTTTTAATATCAGATTTCCCTCCGGTTTTTTCTAATAACTTTACTTCTTTGATAACCATTTTCTGGCTGATGCTTTTGCACATATCATACATGGTTAAACACGTAATATTAACGCCAGTTAACGCTTCCATTTCTACGCCTGTTTTTCCTTCAATCGTCACTTTACAAAAGACCTCTACATGCTCTGAATCTATAACATTGATATCAATATCTACACCGTTAATCAATAAAGGATGGCACATAGGTATCAATTCAGATGTTTTTTTCACTGCTTGAATTCCCGCAATAATTGCCGTTTGAAAAACAGGTCCTTTTTTGGTCATCAATTCGTCTTTTGTAAAATGAGAAATTACTTCCTCTCCTAAAAACATGGTTGCTTTTGCAATGGCTGTTCTTTTGGTAATTTTCTTTTCAGAAACATTGACCATCTTAGGATTGTGTTTTTTATTTATGTGGGTAAAATCGCTCATTTTTTCTAATTAATTTTCTCGATACAATTTCGATGAGTTCTCGATACAATTTCAATGAAAAATTGAAATCACTCGAACTGACATCGTATATGATCTGTTTTAATAACCTGCTGTCACTTCGAGTGAAATTTCCTTTTCAGAAATTTTGTATCGAGAAGCTTATACCTATTTAAACTTCTTCTTTGCTAAATTAGGGAGTTTTTCATACTCATCATTAATTAACGCCTCCTTTTTTGCTCTTGACCATTTTTTATTTGTTTTTCCGTATCAATTGCAAACCCTGCATCAGAAAACTCTGCATAGAACATCAACTCTAAAGGTCTTCTTTTGTAAGTGTAACTATCTTTATGTTTTCCTTGTTGATGTTCAAAAAATCGTTGCTCAAGATTTGATGTAAAACCTGTATAATACGTTTTATCAGAACATTTTAGAATATAAACGTAGTAGATTTTCATAGTTTCATTTTGATGAGTTCTCGGTACAAATTTTTCGTTCCTCAAAATTCACTCGAACTGACATCGCATATGATCAGTCTTAATAAACTTGCTGTCACTTCGAGTGAAATTTCTTTTTCAGAAATTTTGTATCGAGAAGCTTTTAAGTTCTATTTACTTTTTTACTTCTAAAGTGTTCTCGATACAATTTCGATGAAAAATCGAAATCACTCGAACTGACAGAGTGTTTAAAATAAAATTTATCTATACCTAATTATTGAATAATTTTCACCTTTTTTAAAGTCACTTTGATCACTTGGTAATTGAATAAAAGCATCCGATTTCACTAAACTCGCTAAATCACCAGATCCATTTCCTGAAATTGGAAACGCAACTAAATGTCCAAATTTATACACTAACCTTACTTGTAAAAAATAAGTTAAACTTGGTTTAAAAGAAACATCTTCCCCTAAGATTGCGGTTTCCTTTTGATGCTCTACACCAACAGATTTAAAATACCAAGGATAAAAATACACCAAACAATTTACAAAAGTTGAAATCGGGTTTCCGGGAAAACCAAAGACAATTGTTTGTTTTTTTTCATGCTGATAACCATGCTGTTCATTCTTGCTTAAAGAAGCTGTGCTTCCAAACCAAAAAGGTTTCCCTGGCCTTTGTGCAACTTTATGAAATCGTTTTTCAACTTGTAATTCTTCAAAAACTTCGGGTAAAAAATCAAACTTTCCTTTACTTACTGCTCCGCTAAAAAGCAGCACGTCATATTCTTGTAAATAGTTTTCAATTTTTGATTTTAATAAGGGTTTGTCATCGGTAATATGCGCAGTTTCTGCGGTAATATTCAAACGTTCTAGCAAAGAAACTAAAGTAAATACATTGCTTCTTCTTATTTGATGTGCTAAAGGAATTTCATCTACCGCAACCAATTCATCACCTGTAGAAATAATCATTACTTTAGGTTGTTTGGCAACTTTTACAAACGATTTACCAACGGTTGCCAAAACACCTATCTCGGCTGCTGAAATTTTTGTGTTCTTTTGGATTAAAACCGTTCCTTGCTTTCCATCTTTCCCTTTTACATGAATATTTTGTCCGTCATTTACAGCATCAATATGAAGGATTGCAAATCCGTTTTCAATAGAAATGTCTTCATATCTAATAACCGTATTTGTGTTTTTTGGCAAAACCGCTCCCGTCATTACTTCGATACAATTTTCTGAATTTTGAAGTGTAATTTGTGGACTTCCTGCTGCTTGAATTCCTTCTATTTGAAAGCTCCTTCTACCTTCTTTAAATTGAGGGAAATCAATTGCAATACCATCCATAGAAACTCTATTAAATGGCGGAAAATCTCTATCTGCCGAGATTTCTTCTTTTAAAATTTTACCAACAGATTTTAAAAACGGAATTTCTTCAACTCCAAAATCTTGAGTTGCATTTAAAACAGTTTCTAAAGCTTGTGCTACTGAAATCATTAAGCAATTCTTTTTTGAATTCGTTGAAGTTGAGTATCTCTATCGTTTATCACAAAACAATATTCTTTTTTTTCTTTAGTAATTACTTTTATACCATTATCGACAGTTTTCATTGTTTTTCTTTTTTCAACTTCAACGATATCTGAATATTTTATATTGGTCTGTCCTTTCTGGATATTTAAAGAATGACTTTTAAAAATTAATCTTTCGTTTGTCAGGAATATTTTCCCTCCCACACCTTCTAATCCTCTAAATATGTTTGCAAAAATTTCTTCTTCAATTTTTTCATTTTCAAGAAGCTCTGGCTTTATATTATCTATTCGTTTTCCTACAAATTTTTTCATAAACCAAGGAAATAGAAAAATAAAGAAGAGCGTCATCGAAACACCATAAATTACAGCCTGTATAATTACCATTTCAATACTTTGAGCTGTATTTAACAAATACAATATTAAACCATACAATACGGTTGTAGAAACGGCTAACAAAGTTATTTGTTTCCAATTCAATATAACTTCAAATTCTTTTTTCATCATTAGCATATTAGATTTTTACGTATATAGGAATGAGAATACCTATTACACAAGAGTATTTTCCCCTTTGGGGAATTAAAAGGGGATTACCCTCCAATTGTACTCATACTTTCAGAAGCGCCACCATCTTTTCTATTGGCTTCTGCAATAAAACCATTTTCTGGTTTGTCTTTTATCAAACTTAAAAAGAGCTCTTTTAAATCGTCATTACTCGCTCCTTTTCTTATAAAATCTCTTAAATTAAAAACTCCGTCATCAAACAAACAAT is a window of Polaribacter litorisediminis DNA encoding:
- the gldD gene encoding gliding motility lipoprotein GldD; translated protein: MRSILILIILFMFISCKEAVLPKPAAYLSLEYPKKEYKKLAVKRPYSFDVLKTTTIVDEDNNWLKITYPNLKASIDITYRPVENNLKELLTEAEKLVFKHAVKAAQIIPKDFTNAKKRTFGTLYEITGNAASHLQFHVTDSTNNFIKGSLYFYAKPNYDSILPAVAYIKNDVLQLIETLAWK
- a CDS encoding MutS-related protein, translated to MKNPLEFYSEQKIELEKEVALFKKKLFNLGVFRLAVFLITCFLMYLTFGTYPEVLIIAFLGILLFSFLVVKFINLKRKKDIVEAKLQINTTEIKVLHRDFHHLDAGQEFVNPAHFYSNDIDLFGVGSFFQYANRTATIDGKTELANILTENKIDEISEKQEAIKELSEKIKWRQHFSALANLVTVKTKTVFITEWILKYTSVFPKIVSTIQIAFSIISLVLITLISFGFISFTFIVIWFFMGLFITAIFVKKTSNLYTETDKVRGVFKQYHPLLNEIESEHFSSKKLLQHQKVIQSEDKKASIIFKEFSKILDAFDQRNNMIIAVLGNGFFLSEIYNARRVEKWIAKYKHTAEKWFQVVAYFDAQNSLANFHFNHPKFIFPEISSEKQVVQASNLGHPLLNADKRVDNDFRIDEEQFFIVTGANMAGKSTFLRTVSLSIVMANCGLPVCAERFKYSPIKLITSMRTTDSLTEDESYFYSELKRLKFIVDKIDPEKSEEKYFIILDEILKGTNSKDKAIGSKKFVEKLTKSKSTGIIATHDVSLCELENEFSTIKNYYFDAEIINDELHFDYTLKNGICKNMNASFLLKKMEIV
- a CDS encoding HesA/MoeB/ThiF family protein is translated as MDKNKLFKRQITLSEIGEVGQQKLQNASVLVVGCGGLGSPIAVHLAASGIGKIHLVDFDRVDISNLHRQVFYALEDVGKPKVEVLSHFIKQRAPFTEISFTNKSMTKENVFQLIENFDLVIDGTDSLPTKYLLNDACVIRNKPLVYGSLYKFDGYVTSFNVLQKDGSYSSNLRDAFPEMATDIPNCEEAGTLNSIVGMIATQQVNEVLKLILGVGKPLTNQLLIYNSLENTQLKMRLKPIILKEKITKIFNTQTYIDAACAYQNPDWQIAPEDLKLKLGDKNLLIIAVLKDLKLPFEVQKTIHITKFDAEKIEVDFSKTYIMVCQRGFNSYKATEKLKKKYPTLEVLSLTGGISSYK
- a CDS encoding NTP transferase domain-containing protein, with the protein product MKKHSKHTNLERRNNDNFAPNEIAILGTNCNTISELVKEVSAKLSQYKLGYFDASHAKNVDKNRLSEFVFHHEGNLQITSSGIINKFQQRIGFAQLDYLFINGNHYQGAKQILILDETKEASVLKRLAQLDNIQFVIKLKKDIQFFDFLVDTYPNIKNKRCYTIDEVDKIANHIDHLIQEKIAPVKGLVLVGGKSTRMGTDKSKLNYFGKPQKEFAKELLENNNLKTFYSVQSDSEKENEISDKFYNLGPFGGICSAFQKDLNAAWFVLATDVPFVSAKIVQLLLQHRNPSKVATAIKGKNKEFVEPLITIYEPKAYPILLQYLAQGYSCPRKMLINSDVEIVEIEDDFIRNINTPEEFEIAKKEITNN
- the moaC gene encoding cyclic pyranopterin monophosphate synthase MoaC gives rise to the protein MSDFTHINKKHNPKMVNVSEKKITKRTAIAKATMFLGEEVISHFTKDELMTKKGPVFQTAIIAGIQAVKKTSELIPMCHPLLINGVDIDINVIDSEHVEVFCKVTIEGKTGVEMEALTGVNITCLTMYDMCKSISQKMVIKEVKLLEKTGGKSDIKN
- a CDS encoding molybdopterin molybdotransferase MoeA is translated as MISVAQALETVLNATQDFGVEEIPFLKSVGKILKEEISADRDFPPFNRVSMDGIAIDFPQFKEGRRSFQIEGIQAAGSPQITLQNSENCIEVMTGAVLPKNTNTVIRYEDISIENGFAILHIDAVNDGQNIHVKGKDGKQGTVLIQKNTKISAAEIGVLATVGKSFVKVAKQPKVMIISTGDELVAVDEIPLAHQIRRSNVFTLVSLLERLNITAETAHITDDKPLLKSKIENYLQEYDVLLFSGAVSKGKFDFLPEVFEELQVEKRFHKVAQRPGKPFWFGSTASLSKNEQHGYQHEKKQTIVFGFPGNPISTFVNCLVYFYPWYFKSVGVEHQKETAILGEDVSFKPSLTYFLQVRLVYKFGHLVAFPISGNGSGDLASLVKSDAFIQLPSDQSDFKKGENYSIIRYR
- a CDS encoding GRAM domain-containing protein; this encodes MMKKEFEVILNWKQITLLAVSTTVLYGLILYLLNTAQSIEMVIIQAVIYGVSMTLFFIFLFPWFMKKFVGKRIDNIKPELLENEKIEEEIFANIFRGLEGVGGKIFLTNERLIFKSHSLNIQKGQTNIKYSDIVEVEKRKTMKTVDNGIKVITKEKKEYCFVINDRDTQLQRIQKRIA